The Persephonella sp. IF05-L8 genome contains a region encoding:
- the gspK gene encoding type II secretion system minor pseudopilin GspK, producing the protein MILIVVFLLISAFGSVVLNFSEDKFVFDNYVANDIQTEKLILISSSISQALEQFLNQDDKTIDHLGEFWAQPIPFTFEDISIRVEIADQERYLNPNFLINGRSINQKYLQIFERLFENLGINDQILFNIIDWIDPDKVSNGGEENYHDYTAKNAKLDTLEELYLIKGVSKEIYNGTVINGVFRPGLKAVLSPYSNGKVNINTASKWVLMALDRDIDETIANSIIAYRQKRPFKRVEDLINVDGMNSDIIYRIKPFTTVESEHFLANINIKIGDREYKFIVLLERKNKTKTIWEKIY; encoded by the coding sequence ATGATACTGATTGTAGTTTTTCTCCTAATATCAGCTTTTGGCTCGGTGGTTTTAAATTTTTCAGAGGACAAATTTGTTTTTGACAACTATGTGGCAAATGATATACAAACAGAAAAACTAATTCTCATTTCTTCATCTATATCGCAGGCACTTGAACAATTTTTAAACCAGGATGATAAAACAATAGACCATCTGGGAGAATTCTGGGCGCAGCCTATTCCATTTACATTTGAAGATATATCTATCCGTGTAGAAATCGCAGACCAGGAAAGATATTTAAATCCAAATTTTCTGATAAACGGCAGGTCTATAAATCAAAAATACCTGCAGATATTTGAAAGATTATTTGAGAATTTAGGCATAAACGACCAGATATTATTTAACATCATAGACTGGATAGACCCTGACAAAGTAAGTAATGGCGGAGAAGAAAATTATCATGATTACACTGCAAAAAATGCAAAATTAGACACACTTGAAGAGCTTTATTTAATAAAAGGAGTTTCCAAAGAAATTTATAATGGAACGGTCATAAACGGTGTATTCAGGCCAGGATTAAAAGCAGTTTTGTCTCCCTATTCCAATGGTAAAGTAAATATAAATACTGCATCTAAATGGGTTTTAATGGCACTGGACAGAGATATAGATGAAACAATTGCAAACTCTATAATTGCCTACCGCCAGAAAAGACCATTTAAAAGGGTTGAAGACCTTATAAATGTTGATGGTATGAATTCGGATATTATCTACAGAATAAAACCTTTTACAACAGTAGAAAGCGAACACTTCCTCGCTAATATAAACATAAAAATAGGCGATAGGGAATATAAATTTATTGTATTATTAGAAAGAAAAAACAAAACAAAAACCATCTGGGAGAAAATTTATTAA
- the gspG gene encoding type II secretion system major pseudopilin GspG: MQKEKGFTLLELLVVIVILSLIAALVIPRITGRVDEAKIETTKVQLKELKRALEMYKLDNGMYPTTEQGLKALVEKPKTPPEPKKWKKYLDSVPKDGWGNDFVYISPAEKHPFELKSKGPDGELGTEDDISVWDEN; encoded by the coding sequence ATGCAAAAGGAAAAAGGATTTACCTTACTGGAATTATTAGTAGTTATAGTAATTTTATCCCTAATTGCTGCTCTGGTAATTCCAAGAATAACAGGGAGAGTAGATGAAGCAAAGATAGAAACAACAAAAGTCCAGCTAAAAGAACTAAAAAGAGCCCTTGAGATGTATAAGTTAGATAACGGTATGTATCCAACCACAGAACAGGGACTGAAAGCACTTGTTGAGAAACCTAAAACCCCCCCTGAGCCTAAAAAATGGAAGAAATATCTTGATAGTGTTCCAAAGGATGGCTGGGGAAATGATTTTGTTTATATATCCCCTGCAGAAAAGCATCCATTTGAGCTGAAATCCAAAGGCCCAGATGGTGAGCTGGGAACAGAAGATGATATATCCGTGTGGGATGAAAACTAA
- a CDS encoding prepilin-type N-terminal cleavage/methylation domain-containing protein: MKTNSGFTLLEVVAAVTIFAIAFTVLIKIQSQHIADLQTQFKKLEAMKFFKIKTHKIPAETLSDRFSLKEETTTIDFGIKQTKYTIFDKNNHKILEIKTYEK; the protein is encoded by the coding sequence ATGAAAACTAATTCTGGATTTACACTTCTTGAAGTTGTTGCTGCAGTTACCATATTTGCAATAGCATTTACAGTTTTAATAAAAATCCAGTCTCAGCATATAGCTGACCTGCAAACCCAGTTTAAAAAATTAGAAGCAATGAAATTTTTTAAAATAAAAACCCATAAAATCCCGGCTGAAACATTATCAGATAGATTTAGTTTAAAAGAAGAAACAACCACCATAGATTTTGGCATAAAGCAGACAAAATACACAATATTTGATAAAAACAATCATAAAATTCTGGAAATAAAAACCTATGAAAAATAA
- a CDS encoding prepilin-type N-terminal cleavage/methylation domain-containing protein has protein sequence MKNKGFTLLELLLVVTLLLVVFSVVGSVFISEMKGNLQLTAKINQYIQYLSVKNQLTKQFFSKIENRSVNFKLGSDGISFYTLYPVFFTGAVRAEYKIEKTKGDKYRLIYEEFPYIDGNLGGAGLKKITLGTFDKVSFSIINDGKEYENYSGKKFPQILKLKINDETFYITDGKVQ, from the coding sequence ATGAAAAATAAAGGTTTTACCTTACTTGAGCTTCTTCTGGTTGTAACACTCCTTCTTGTTGTCTTTTCTGTGGTAGGCTCAGTTTTTATATCTGAGATGAAAGGAAATCTCCAGCTTACAGCAAAAATTAATCAGTATATTCAGTATCTTTCAGTAAAAAATCAGCTTACAAAACAGTTTTTTTCAAAAATAGAAAATAGGAGTGTCAATTTTAAACTTGGCAGTGATGGAATTTCATTTTACACCCTTTATCCTGTCTTTTTTACAGGTGCTGTCAGGGCAGAGTATAAAATAGAAAAAACAAAAGGGGATAAATACAGGCTTATTTATGAAGAATTTCCTTATATTGACGGAAATTTAGGGGGAGCAGGTCTAAAAAAAATAACACTGGGAACATTTGATAAAGTAAGTTTTTCAATAATAAATGACGGTAAAGAGTATGAAAACTACTCAGGAAAAAAATTTCCCCAAATTTTAAAACTAAAAATTAATGATGAAACATTTTATATAACAGATGGAAAAGTTCAATGA
- a CDS encoding CopD family protein — protein MNVIVMTIHLLAASFWIGGMLFMVLALSPYVRKLPKEISIQAYQSVGKRYSFWGTIIGLPVLFITGVYNMHTMGVSFSELMNSSNPYASTLHLKIHLFILTAILASIHDFYLGPRSHINEKYKVAARIIGIVNLILGLSIIFLAAKLRFGG, from the coding sequence ATGAATGTTATTGTAATGACCATTCATCTTCTTGCTGCTTCTTTCTGGATTGGGGGAATGCTGTTTATGGTTCTGGCTTTATCTCCTTATGTGAGAAAACTTCCTAAAGAAATCAGCATACAGGCGTACCAATCGGTTGGTAAAAGATATAGTTTCTGGGGAACTATAATTGGACTTCCTGTTTTATTTATAACTGGTGTTTATAACATGCATACTATGGGTGTATCTTTTTCTGAACTTATGAATTCCAGTAATCCGTACGCTTCCACATTACATCTTAAAATTCACCTTTTTATTCTTACGGCGATACTTGCTTCAATTCATGATTTCTATCTGGGTCCCCGTTCTCATATAAATGAGAAATATAAAGTAGCAGCAAGAATAATAGGAATTGTGAATTTAATTCTTGGGCTGTCTATTATATTTCTGGCTGCAAAACTAAGATTTGGAGGATAG
- the gspM gene encoding type II secretion system protein GspM, whose product MKRLLLFINSLEERERYVLIGGLYAVIIIVGIFFITSYMLTKIDRLEKKLSREINNYVQLQKIVQEYKQYKPTVKPVLSLTKIEEIAMKVGAKSNIVSIKPYQQGEFIEISFEKLSADQISRFLRKIKENGYIAQFIDISDPKGNGQYNMRVILGTK is encoded by the coding sequence GTGAAAAGACTGCTGCTTTTTATAAACTCCCTTGAGGAAAGGGAAAGATATGTTCTTATAGGTGGGCTTTATGCAGTTATTATCATAGTAGGGATATTTTTTATAACCTCATATATGCTAACAAAGATTGACAGGCTTGAAAAAAAACTAAGCAGAGAGATAAATAACTATGTTCAGCTCCAGAAAATAGTTCAGGAATACAAGCAGTACAAACCTACTGTAAAACCTGTCTTATCATTGACAAAGATAGAAGAAATCGCAATGAAAGTTGGAGCAAAATCAAATATAGTTTCTATAAAACCATACCAGCAGGGAGAGTTTATAGAGATATCCTTTGAGAAACTTTCAGCTGACCAGATAAGCAGATTTTTAAGGAAAATTAAAGAAAATGGATATATTGCCCAGTTCATAGATATCAGCGACCCTAAAGGAAATGGCCAGTATAATATGCGGGTTATTTTAGGGACAAAATGA
- a CDS encoding hemerythrin domain-containing protein — protein sequence MSFERVKEILTQLTKEHIILLKEVEDLENQLEKNFSEEVLNRALSFIQEKVSKHAHIEENDLDEALQEAGITDFDIDALNFGHRTLDEIAEHFEFLVNLYKKGEREYRGKDLQKEIVKTFHEFAQTLKDHFTEEEHFFFPDILKYDLERFE from the coding sequence ATGTCCTTTGAAAGGGTTAAGGAAATTCTAACTCAATTAACAAAAGAACACATTATTTTATTAAAAGAGGTTGAGGATTTAGAGAACCAGCTGGAGAAAAACTTTTCAGAAGAGGTTTTGAATAGGGCTTTGAGTTTTATACAGGAAAAAGTCAGTAAACATGCCCACATAGAAGAAAATGACCTTGATGAGGCTCTTCAGGAAGCTGGAATAACGGATTTTGATATAGATGCACTTAATTTCGGACACCGAACTCTTGATGAAATTGCAGAGCATTTTGAATTTTTGGTTAACCTTTATAAAAAAGGAGAAAGGGAGTATAGAGGTAAAGATTTACAGAAGGAAATAGTGAAGACCTTCCACGAATTTGCCCAAACTTTAAAAGACCATTTTACCGAAGAGGAGCATTTTTTCTTTCCTGATATTTTGAAATATGACCTGGAGAGGTTTGAATAA